The following proteins are co-located in the Cupriavidus pauculus genome:
- the folE2 gene encoding GTP cyclohydrolase FolE2: MNDIHPAFVMPDVQSSVDTRQIVIQRVGVKGVRYPLTLKTPAGQVGTVGTFNLDVRLPADQKGTHMSRFVALLEDNRAPLDLAGFRALLDDMLVRLEADAGRIEVTFPYFISKIAPVSGVQSLLDYEVTLAGERRDGQTRLFLTALVPVTSLCPCSKKISQYGAHNQRSHITMQVELGGDLDVETLVRMAEEEASCELWGLLKRPDEKFVTERAYENPKFVEDLVRDIAMRLNADDRIVAYTLEAENFESIHNHSAYAVIERDKRVG, from the coding sequence ATGAATGACATCCATCCCGCCTTTGTCATGCCCGACGTGCAGTCGAGCGTCGATACCCGCCAGATCGTGATCCAGCGCGTGGGGGTGAAGGGCGTGCGATATCCGCTGACACTGAAGACGCCCGCCGGCCAGGTCGGCACCGTCGGCACGTTCAACCTGGACGTGCGGCTGCCGGCCGACCAGAAGGGCACCCATATGTCGCGCTTCGTGGCGCTGCTGGAGGACAACCGCGCGCCGCTGGACCTGGCCGGCTTCCGCGCGCTGCTCGACGACATGCTGGTGCGGCTTGAGGCAGATGCCGGCCGCATCGAGGTCACCTTCCCGTACTTCATCAGCAAGATCGCGCCGGTATCGGGCGTGCAGTCGCTGCTGGACTACGAGGTGACGCTGGCCGGCGAGCGCCGCGACGGCCAGACGCGGCTGTTCCTGACCGCGCTGGTGCCGGTGACGAGCCTGTGCCCGTGTTCGAAGAAGATCTCGCAGTACGGCGCGCACAACCAGCGCTCGCACATCACGATGCAGGTGGAACTGGGCGGCGACCTGGACGTGGAAACGCTGGTCCGCATGGCCGAGGAAGAAGCGTCGTGCGAACTGTGGGGCCTGCTCAAGCGCCCCGACGAGAAGTTCGTCACCGAGCGCGCCTACGAGAACCCGAAGTTCGTCGAGGACCTGGTGCGCGACATCGCCATGCGGCTGAACGCCGACGACCGGATCGTGGCCTACACGCTCGAAGCCGAGAACTTCGAGTCGATCCACAACCACAGCGCGTACGCCGTGATCGAACGGGACAAGCGGGTGGGGTGA